A section of the candidate division TA06 bacterium genome encodes:
- a CDS encoding ATP-dependent metallopeptidase FtsH/Yme1/Tma family protein — translation MAEGNKGGKGLKRLAGPKGFNEGFRSVLIWVILVMLAISLYNLFSKPRDRQMDIIYSQFREELNAGNISQVIFTGREVKGNFKSPKMEVKAGVRLEYPKFKTFLPIEDPNLIAELEARGVRIKALSTEPSGLVSFLMNYGFLIVLGVLWFLFMRQMQGGQKGVFNFGKSKARLSQDKVKVTFSDVAGADEAKTDLREIIDFLKEPKKFTKLGGKIPKGALLLGSPGTGKTLLARAVAGEAGVPFFSISGSDFVEMFVGVGAARVRDLFEQGKRSAPCIIFIDEIDAVGRHRGAGMGGGHDEREQTLNALLVEMDGFAGNEGVIILAATNRPDVLDPALMRPGRFDRVIVVDRPDVVGREGILKVHTKNKPLAPDVDLKILARGTPGFSGADIANMVNEAALLAARKNHDKVYMQDMEEAKDKVLMGAERKSMVITDDEKKMTAYHEAGHTLVSRLTKDTDPIHKVTIIPRGRAMGVTVSLPTDEKHNYSRTWCLNRMAIMLGGRAAEMLIFKDLSTGSGNDIEQATQLSRKMVCEWGMSSKLGPVTFGKKDEEIFLGRDFGHIKNYSEHTSELIDSEIRTLVDGANQKASKLLKDNRNILENLAAALLERECLDGEQVELIIKGQTLPAREAKTNDKNGEDKKQNAKTQS, via the coding sequence ATGGCGGAAGGAAATAAGGGCGGCAAGGGACTGAAAAGGCTGGCCGGCCCCAAGGGTTTTAACGAAGGGTTCAGGTCGGTGCTGATCTGGGTGATACTGGTGATGCTGGCCATATCGCTGTACAATCTTTTCTCCAAGCCCAGGGACCGGCAGATGGACATCATCTACAGCCAGTTCCGGGAGGAGCTAAACGCCGGGAACATCAGCCAGGTGATCTTCACCGGGCGGGAGGTCAAGGGAAACTTCAAGTCGCCCAAGATGGAGGTCAAGGCCGGGGTCAGGCTGGAATACCCCAAGTTCAAGACCTTTCTGCCGATAGAGGACCCGAACCTGATCGCCGAACTGGAGGCTAGGGGGGTCAGGATCAAGGCCCTGTCCACCGAGCCCAGCGGACTGGTCTCGTTCCTGATGAACTACGGGTTCCTGATAGTGCTGGGGGTGCTGTGGTTCCTGTTCATGCGCCAGATGCAGGGCGGACAGAAGGGCGTCTTTAATTTCGGCAAGAGCAAGGCCCGGTTGTCACAGGACAAGGTCAAGGTCACTTTCAGCGACGTGGCCGGGGCCGACGAGGCCAAGACTGATTTAAGAGAGATCATAGATTTCTTAAAGGAACCGAAAAAATTCACCAAGCTGGGCGGCAAGATCCCCAAGGGGGCCCTGCTGTTGGGATCGCCGGGCACGGGCAAGACCCTGCTGGCCCGGGCGGTGGCCGGTGAGGCCGGGGTGCCGTTCTTCTCCATCTCCGGTTCCGATTTCGTGGAGATGTTTGTGGGAGTCGGTGCGGCCCGGGTGCGGGACCTGTTTGAGCAGGGCAAGCGCAGCGCCCCCTGCATCATCTTCATCGACGAGATAGACGCGGTGGGCCGCCACCGGGGCGCCGGGATGGGCGGGGGCCACGACGAGCGGGAGCAGACCCTGAACGCCCTGCTGGTGGAGATGGACGGCTTTGCCGGCAACGAGGGGGTGATCATCCTGGCGGCCACCAACCGCCCCGATGTGCTGGATCCGGCCCTGATGCGCCCGGGACGCTTTGACCGGGTGATAGTGGTGGACCGGCCGGACGTGGTGGGCCGGGAGGGGATACTAAAGGTCCACACCAAGAACAAACCGCTGGCTCCGGACGTGGACCTGAAGATACTGGCCCGGGGCACCCCGGGATTCTCCGGGGCCGACATCGCCAACATGGTCAACGAGGCGGCCCTGCTGGCGGCGCGCAAGAACCACGACAAGGTCTACATGCAGGACATGGAGGAGGCCAAGGATAAGGTGCTGATGGGGGCCGAGCGCAAGAGCATGGTGATCACCGACGACGAGAAGAAGATGACCGCCTACCACGAGGCCGGGCACACCCTGGTCAGCCGGCTGACCAAGGACACCGACCCCATCCACAAGGTGACCATCATCCCCCGGGGACGGGCCATGGGGGTCACCGTCTCCCTGCCCACAGACGAAAAGCACAACTACTCCCGGACCTGGTGCCTAAACCGGATGGCCATCATGCTGGGCGGCCGGGCGGCCGAGATGCTTATATTCAAGGACCTCTCCACCGGATCGGGCAACGACATCGAGCAGGCCACCCAGCTCTCCCGCAAGATGGTCTGCGAATGGGGTATGAGCTCCAAGCTGGGCCCGGTGACCTTCGGCAAGAAGGACGAGGAGATCTTTTTGGGCCGGGATTTCGGCCACATCAAGAATTATTCCGAGCACACATCCGAACTGATAGACTCCGAGATCCGGACCCTGGTGGACGGCGCCAACCAAAAGGCCTCCAAACTTCTCAAGGACAACCGGAACATCCTGGAGAACCTGGCCGCCGCCCTGCTGGAGCGGGAATGCCTGGACGGAGAGCAGGTGGAGCTGATCATCAAAGGCCAGACCCTGCCGGCCCGGGAAGCAAAGACCAACGACAAGAACGGGGAAGATAAGAAGCAGAATGCCAAAACCCAAAGTTAA
- the folE gene encoding GTP cyclohydrolase I FolE: MPKPKVKIKGPDGPKMEQAVRDLLLAIGEDPRREGLLDTPCRVARMYEEVLSGMSADPIDELKVYTAKNEDEMILVKDITFHSLCEHHLLPFFGRVHIAYIPRNNKITGFSSLVKVVEVMSKRLQLQERLAADIADLLMKKLKPLGVLVVVEAEHLCLTMRGVKKPGSSVVTSAIRGGMKRESTRLEALSLIKGRS, encoded by the coding sequence ATGCCAAAACCCAAAGTTAAGATAAAGGGCCCCGACGGGCCGAAGATGGAGCAGGCGGTCAGGGACCTGCTGCTGGCCATCGGCGAGGATCCCCGGCGGGAGGGCCTGCTGGACACGCCCTGCCGGGTGGCCCGGATGTACGAGGAGGTCCTTTCGGGCATGTCGGCCGATCCCATCGACGAACTCAAGGTCTACACCGCCAAGAACGAGGACGAGATGATCCTGGTCAAGGACATCACCTTCCATTCGCTCTGCGAGCACCACCTGCTGCCGTTCTTCGGCCGGGTCCACATCGCCTACATCCCGCGCAACAACAAGATCACCGGGTTCTCCAGTCTGGTGAAGGTGGTGGAGGTAATGTCCAAGAGGCTGCAGCTGCAGGAGCGGCTGGCTGCGGACATCGCCGATCTTTTAATGAAGAAACTGAAACCGTTGGGCGTATTAGTGGTAGTAGAAGCGGAGCACCTGTGCCTGACCATGCGGGGTGTGAAAAAGCCGGGGTCATCCGTGGTCACCTCGGCCATCCGGGGCGGGATGAAGCGGGAGTCGACCAGGCTGGAAGCGCTGTCGCTGATAAAGGGGCGTTCCTGA
- a CDS encoding T9SS type A sorting domain-containing protein — MHKKIFISLMTTIVCCLAAATVSAQGWVLQTNPLESDTLSILGKVQFVSSTEGWISEGHGRLLHTTDAGANWSVVTPFPNDTVASMSDPSFTMSWAGQKHGWKMNWMGTSFSDAHGAVIHKTSDGGENWDKVVLSTEAGAMGLQVQFVDTSNGWATVYYSADDSSRTFRSTDGGNSWNPIETAGIFHFLDANNGWAFGAYSIYHYTARTTDGGMDWSFQYVDSIPGAFNAIQFTDLNNGWVVGDSGKIIKTTDGGSNWAQVTNTVIHPASKSKCLYFLNADTGWIGTNDGIPNENPDRIILYTNNGGSSWTKQYLPMAGAVFSIHFWDASNGWYAGEYGDSLSYIGIIGHTTTGGTGVDGQPGSDMLKVESLKVKVAGNIIKYQVPTAGCVSLKIYNLLGQEVCSLASEAKNAGSYEVKWNGNDAENRKVSSGVYIVQLQAGSQTASAKMLVVR, encoded by the coding sequence ATGCACAAAAAAATATTTATCAGCCTAATGACAACGATCGTGTGCTGCCTGGCGGCGGCAACAGTTTCAGCCCAGGGATGGGTACTGCAGACGAATCCTCTTGAATCTGATACATTATCAATATTGGGGAAGGTGCAATTCGTAAGCTCCACTGAAGGCTGGATATCCGAAGGCCACGGGAGATTGCTTCACACCACAGATGCAGGTGCCAACTGGTCGGTCGTGACCCCTTTTCCCAATGATACAGTTGCTTCCATGTCCGACCCGTCCTTTACCATGTCGTGGGCTGGTCAAAAACACGGCTGGAAAATGAACTGGATGGGAACAAGCTTTAGCGATGCCCATGGCGCTGTGATCCATAAAACTTCCGATGGAGGCGAAAACTGGGATAAGGTGGTTCTTTCAACCGAGGCGGGTGCGATGGGCCTGCAGGTGCAGTTTGTGGACACCAGCAACGGCTGGGCCACCGTTTATTATTCCGCCGATGACAGCAGTCGCACCTTTCGAAGCACCGACGGCGGAAACAGCTGGAACCCGATAGAAACGGCGGGCATTTTCCACTTTTTAGATGCAAATAACGGCTGGGCGTTTGGGGCCTACAGCATTTACCATTACACAGCGCGCACCACCGACGGAGGAATGGACTGGTCGTTCCAATATGTGGACTCCATCCCGGGGGCTTTCAATGCCATCCAGTTCACCGACCTTAACAACGGCTGGGTGGTCGGCGACAGCGGCAAGATAATCAAAACAACCGACGGAGGCAGCAATTGGGCGCAGGTTACCAATACCGTCATCCATCCCGCCTCAAAAAGCAAGTGCCTTTACTTTTTGAATGCGGATACCGGCTGGATAGGGACAAACGACGGTATTCCAAACGAAAACCCTGACAGGATCATCCTCTACACTAACAATGGCGGTTCAAGCTGGACTAAGCAATACCTGCCAATGGCTGGAGCTGTGTTCAGCATACATTTTTGGGATGCCAGCAACGGATGGTATGCCGGAGAGTACGGCGACAGCCTTAGTTATATCGGCATCATCGGTCATACCACAACCGGCGGAACCGGAGTGGATGGGCAGCCGGGCAGCGATATGCTTAAAGTTGAAAGTTTAAAGGTGAAAGTTGCCGGGAATATCATAAAATACCAAGTCCCCACAGCGGGATGTGTAAGTTTGAAGATCTACAACCTGCTGGGTCAGGAAGTGTGTTCTTTGGCCAGTGAAGCCAAGAATGCCGGAAGTTACGAGGTCAAATGGAACGGGAATGATGCTGAAAACCGCAAGGTTTCCAGCGGGGTATACATTGTACAATTGCAGGCGGGCAGCCAAACGGCCTCGGCTAAAATGCTGGTAGTGAGATAG